One Fundulus heteroclitus isolate FHET01 unplaced genomic scaffold, MU-UCD_Fhet_4.1 scaffold_217, whole genome shotgun sequence DNA segment encodes these proteins:
- the setd1ba gene encoding histone-lysine N-methyltransferase SETD1B-A isoform X3, with protein MDSHPVCGAAEKRSHHWRSYKLIIDPALKKGPHKLYRYDGQTFSMPNPGIPPVDLVRDPRIGRLWTKYKETDLPVPKFKIDEFYVGPVPPKEVTFARLNDNIREGFLTDMCKKFGEIEEVEILYNPKNKKHLGIAKVVFENVKSAKVAVQSLHNTSVMGNIIHVELDPKGENRLRYFQLLMNGSYTPRTLPVGGEETREVSPRSLAEALLACEPIRRLSESSMSSIGGPLPPSSSNTPLSLETGYSSIRQDTPQSQGTPHTPRQPGTPFSQDSSYSSRQSTPAYQSSRPESSGGGYKSRRHESKFQDAYNRRPERPQYRSNMYRSTPSDQGLFKPHQLTPPEPPPTTPSYNYTAPPPATPNFKSAFSPYQAALPAAFPPSESPYHHSTQREGEYLRPPQPPPAAAADVLPAKDRPETPPMPEQPPEPVPQPTTPPPETPERCPSPGSPAPDPERNSLDSRIEMLLKEKRTKLPFLEERDSDNEVRMEGSPISSSSSQLSPIPPFTGGQPSSRPPSTGLEDISPTPLPDSDDEEPIAGTASLIKRVGSPVHDKTGKGDLKDGAFRGVSPAEKTDAQAQQSSGEDMEISDDEMPGASITSGDKGIVVNSAVSPMHTMSMHPASYHHLQHQAGFPIPPHHLGPHAAMPGHHMPGHPGVPPHMLPLVGHYPPGLVQLMGLMNCVPWERWSTVPMSFQMQQQMLSRIAQTRGPYPYPDFLDGGTSELFGGPYPPISMDAAPACSTGALGHQWHHPSLPTFNPTVPPPGYESKKEDPHKATVDGVLLVIVKELKAIMKRDLNRKMVEVVAFRAFDEWWDKKEHSAKASLTPVKGAESKEEERPKPKETIASSLLENWNKGEGLGYEGMGLGMGLRGAIRLPSFKVKRKDPPDTAVGGDNKRARPATPADDELEDEERDRDAAELPSDDSKMDGDGPSAKRRPSRPLELDSEGEEEMDTSEKEEEEESLSDVGDEEPDEVKAADRLSSSKSADEEDDDNDGDSSSDSGSSDSSDDDADSLASSKASSSSSPESSDSSEESSDSEHELSSEEEEEEEDVKAAVEKMEGKVADTTSSSSSSSSSSSDEEEAEEEEVEGRGEDLKPPTPPMVQVLEFKEERTDEEELRSKSRRRPPSPPTERIPEDPKPPLHKGVRVKEEDVCVDATVVKLEPQDHVATLRPPTPTGTLPPSDQEIKPRGKAEEAACTPAPLPPLPPGPKSNSTSSMHLPLPPHPAVEGRSLLHPPPGPLSDFPQRPRLPTDEDVPRTPGRDLMERARSLGKSQSTDTVPNTPGSDAPLTGSSLLLSSPHIPGSPFSYPSQSPVLSAGVPRTPGRDLTFTPVFPEPAALALSRKSFEERPLLKEPPASAPPHQPPPAGTERPAAVPEDLPTGVSGDVPVTTDTTASKKKPGRPKIKKTPAVSAADEFSSKPAVPPQTSLTSAASPKHTSLDFREGDAKPQTLPPAEDSYPSYDEEKPAVTKAPRKARRGWEELLLDSLSPVATPPRAYFRPRSDFDEMTILYDIWDEGIDEEDIRLLQITYDKMLQQDNGNDWLNDTLWVNHPPTHIPGVKKKRRDDGMRDHMTGCARSEGYYKIDKKDKVKYLQSSRVQAEEPPVDTQGMSIPAQVHASTRAGSERRSEQRRLLSSFACDSDLLKFNQLKFRKKKIRFCKSHIHDWGLFAMEPIAADEMVIEYVGQNIRQVIADMREKRYEEEGIGSSYMFRVDHDTIIDATKCGNFARFINHSCNPNCYAKVITVESQKKIVIYSKQPINVNEEITYDYKFPIEDEKIPCLCGAEHCRGTLN; from the exons ATGGACAGTCATCCCGTCTGCGGCGCGGCGGAGAAGCGGAGTCACCACTGGAGAAGTTACAAGTTGATCATCGACCCGGCGCTGAAGAAGGGACCCCACAAACTCTACCGCTACGATGGGCAGACGTTCAGCATGCCC AACCCCGGGATACCACCGGTGGACCTGGTCCGAGACCCCAGGATCGGACGCCTCTGGACCAAGTACAAGGAGACGGACCTACCGGTGCCTAAATTCAAG ATCGACGAGTTCTATGTCGGCCCCGTGCCGCCGAAGGAGGTGACGTTCGCCCGGCTGAACGACAACATCAGGGAGGGGTTTCTCACGGACATGTGCAAGAAATTCGGGGAGATCGAGGAGGTGGAGATCCTGTACAACCCGAAGAACAAGAAGCACCTGGGAATAGCCAAAGTCGTGTTCGAGAACGTGAAGTCGGCCAAGGTGGCGGTGCAGTCGCTGCACAACACGTCTGTGATGGGGAACATTATCCACGTGGAGCTGGACCCGAAAG GTGAGAATCGCCTCAGGTACTTCCAGCTCCTGATGAACGGCAGCTACACGCCGCGGACGCTGCCTGTCGGCGGAGAGGAAACCAGGGAAGTCTCTCCTCGGAGCCTGGCAGAAGCGCTGCTG GCCTGTGAGCCGATCCGCAGGTTGTCAGAGAGCAGCATGTCCTCCATCGGGGGGCCGCTACCACCCAGCAGCTCCAACACTCCCCTGAGCCTGGAGACGGGCTACTCCAGCATAAGGCAGGACACCCCCCAGTCCCAGGGAACCCCTCACACCCCACGCCAGCCGGGCACGCCCTTCTCCCAGGACTCCAGCTACTCCAGCCGGCAGTCCACGCCCGCCTACCAGTCGAGCCGTCCCGAGAGCTCCGGCGGCGGCTACAAGTCCCGCAGGCACGAGAGCAAGTTCCAAGACGCGTACAACCGGCGGCCGGAGAGGCCTCAGTACCGCAGCAACATGTACCGCAGCACGCCGTCCGATCAGGGTCTGTTCAAGCCGCACCAGCTGACGCCGCCCGAACCTCCGCCGACAACTCCGTCGTATAACTACACAGCGCCTCCCCCTGCTACGCCCAACTTCAAGTCCGCGTTCTCGCCCTACCAAGCTGCTCTGCCGGCGGCGTTCCCCCCGTCGGAGTCGCCCTACCACCACTCGACTCAAAGGGAGGGCGAGTACCTGCGGCCGCCGCAGCCGCCTccggccgccgccgccgacGTCTTGCCCGCTAAGGACAGGCCGGAAACGCCTCCCATGCCGGAGCAGCCGCCGGAGCCGGTCCCCCAGCCCACCACGCCTCCTCCTGAGACGCCAGAGCGCTGCCCGTCGCCGGGCTCCCCGGCGCCGGACCCCGAGCGCAACAGCCTGGACTCGCGCATCGAGATGCTCCTGAAGGAAAAACGGACGAAGCTCCCGTTTCTGGAGGAGCGGGACTCGGACAACGAGGTGCGAATGGAGGGCAGCCccatttcctcctcctcctcccagctgTCCCCGATCCCGCCTTTCACGGGCGGCCAGCCGAGCTCGCGCCCCCCCAGCACGGGCTTGGAGGACATCAGCCCGACCCCGCTGCCCGACTCCGACGACGAGGAGCCCATCGCCGGCACCGCCTCGTTGATCAAGAGAGTCGGCTCTCCCGTCCACGACAAGACGGGGAAAGGCGACCTGAAGGACGGAGCCTTTCGAGGCGTCTCTCCCGCCGAGAAAACGGACGCG CAGGCTCAGCAGTCGTCCGGAGAAGACATGGAAATCTCCGACGACGAGATGCCGGGAGCCTCGATCACCAGCGGAGACAAGGGCATCGTGGTGAACTCGGCGGTGTCGCCCATGCACACCATGTCCATGCATCCTGCCAGCTACCACCACCTGCAGCACCAGGCCGGGTTCCCCATCCCTCCGCACCACCTGGGCCCCCACGCCGCCATGCCGGGCCACCACATGCCCGGTCACCCCGGGGTGCCGCCCCACATGCTGCCGCTGGTGGGCCACTACCCGCCGGGCCTCGTCCAGCTGATGGGTCTCATGAACTGCGTGCCGTGGGAACGGTGGAGCACGGTGCCCATGTCCTTCCAgatgcagcagcagatgctgaGCCGCATAGCTCAGACCAGGGGGCCCTACCCGTACCCGGACTTCCTGGACGGGGGCACGTCGGAGCTGTTCGGCGGGCCCTACCCGCCCATTTCTATGGACGCCGCGCCCGCTTGCAGCACGGGAGCGCTGGGACATCAGTGGCACCATCCCAGCTTACCCACGTTCAACCCCACCGTCCCGCCGCCGGGCTACGAGTCTAAGAAAGAGGACCCCCACAAGGCCACCGTCGATGGCGTGCTGCTGGTCATCGTCAAAGAGCTGAAGGCCATCATGAAGAGGGACCTGAACCGCAAGATGGTGGAGGTGGTGGCGTTCAGGGCCTTCGATGAGTGGTGGGACAAGAAGGAGCATTCGGCGAAG GCGTCTCTCACTCCAGTAAAGGGTGCCGAGAGTAAAGAAGAAGAACGTCCCAAACCCAAAGAGACGATAGCCTCCAGTCTGCTGGAGAACTGGAACAAAGGAGAAGGACTCGGCTATGAAGGGATGGGTCTTGGCATGGGCTTGCGGGGAGCCATCCGTTTGCCTTCCTTTAAG GTGAAAAGGAAGGACCCGCCGGACACCGCAGTGGGAGGTGACAACAAGCGAGCGCGACCGGCGACCCCAGCAGACGACGAGCTGGAGGACGAAG agagagacagagacgcAGCCGAGCTTCCGTCAGACGACTCCAAGATGGACGGCGACGGCCCCTCAGCCAAGCGACGGCCCTCGCGGCCTCTTGAGCTGGACAgcgagggagaggaggagatgGACACCTccgagaaggaggaggaggaggaatcgTTGTCCGACGTTGGCGATGAAGAGCCCGATGAAGTCAAGGCTGCAGACCGGCTGTCGTCGAGCAAA AGTGCCGATGAAGAGGACGACGACAACGATGGAGACTCCTCCAGCGACAGCGGCTCCTCGGACTCCTCTGACGACG ACGCTGACAGCTTGGCGTCCTCCAaggccagctcctcctcctcgcctGAAAGCTCCGACTCCTCGGAGGAGAGCTCCGACTCGGAGCACGAGCTGAGctcggaggaggaggaagaggaggaagacgtGAAAGCGGCTGTGGAGAAGATGGAAGGCAAAGTGGCGGACACCACCTCGTCTTCCTCGTCGTCCTCGTCTTCGTCTTCCGacgaggaggaggcggaggaggaggaggtggagggcAGGGGGGAAGATCTCAAGCCGCCAACTCCTCCTATGGTTCAAGTGCTGGAGTTTAAGGAGGAGCGGACCGACGAGGAGGAGCTGAGGAGCAAGTCCAGGCGCAGGCCTCCCAGTCCTCCTACGGAGCGGATACCCGAGGACCCGAAGCCGCCGCTGCATAAAGGTGTCCGAG TCAAAGAGGAGGACGTCTGTGTCGATGCCACCGTCGTCAAGCTGGAACCTCAGGACCACGTAGCAACCCTCCGGCCCCCCACGCCCACAGGGACCCTCCCTCCCAGCGACCAGGAGATAAAACCCAGAGGTAAAGCAGAAGAAGCAGCCTGCACCCCGGCTCCGTTACCCCCGCTCCCCCCCGGACCAAAGTCCAACTCCACGTCTTCAATGCACCTCCCGCTACCTCCCCACCCCGCTGTAGAAGGCCGCTCCCTCCTCCACCCGCCCCCCGGCCCCCTGTCCGACTTCCCTCAGCGGCCCCGACTCCCCACGGACGAGGACGTCCCTCGCACGCCGGGCAGGGACCTGATGGAGCGAGCGAGGAGTCTGGGTAAATCCCAGAGCACCGACACCGTCCCCAACACCCCCGGCAGCGACGCTCCCCTAACCGGGAGCAGCCTGCTGCTCAGCTCGCCTCACATCCCCGGCAGCCCCTTCTCCTACCCCTCCCAGTCCCCCGTCCTCAGTGCCGGCGTCCCCCGCACCCCCGGCAGAGACTTAACCTTCACCCCTGTCTTCCCTGAACCCGCAGCGCTGGCGCTCAGCAGGAAGAGCTTTGAGGAGAGGCCGCTGTTAAAGGAGCCGCCGGCCAGCGCTCCGCCTCACCAGCCCCCGCCGGCGGGGACGGAGCGCCCGGCCGCCGTGCCCGAAGACCTGCCGACCGGCGTCTCGGGGGACGTCCCCGTGACGACGGACACCACCGCGTCGAAGAAAAAACCGGGGCGGCCCAAAATCAAGAAGACCCCAGCCGTGTCGGCGGCCGACGAGTTTTCGTCCAAGCCGGCGGTCCCGCCCCAGACGTCCCTGACGTCGGCCGCGTCCCCCAAACACACGAGCCTGGACTTCAGGGAAGGAGACGCGAAGCCCCAGACGCTGCCGCCCGCCGAGGACAGCTACCCGTCCTACGACGAGGAGAAGCCCGCCGTGACCAAGGCGCCGCGCAAGGCGAGGCGCGGCtgggaggagctgctgctggacagCCTGTCGCCGGTCGCCACTCCGCCGCGGGCGTACTTCCGGCCGCGCTCCGACTTCGACGAGATGACCATCCTGTACGACATCTGGGACGAAGGCATCGACGAGGAGGACATCCGGCTCCTGCAGATCACCTACGACAAGatgctgcagcaggacaacGGCAACGACTGGCTCAACGACACGCTGTGGGTCAACCACCCTC CTACCCACATCCCCGGcgtgaagaagaagaggagagacgacggCATGAGGGACCACATGACGGGCTGCGCGCGCAGCGAGGGATACTACAAGATCGACAAGAAGGACAAAGTGAAGTACCTGCAGAGCTCCCGGGTGCAGGCCGAGGAGCCGCCCGTCGACACGCAG GGCATGAGCATTCCCGCGCAGGTCCACGCCTCCACCAGGGCCGGCTCCGAGCGGCGGTCCGAGCAGCGCCGCCTGCTCTCCTCCTTCGCCTGCGACAGCGACCTGCTCAAGTTCAACCAGCTGAAG TTCCGTAAGAAGAAGATCCGATTCTGCAAATCGCACATCCACGACTGGGGTCTGTTCGCCATGGAGCCCATCGCTGCTGATGAAATGGTGATCGAGTACGTGGGGCAGAACATCAGACAG GTGATCGCAGACATGCGGGAGAAGCGCTACGAGGAGGAGGGCATCGGCAGCAGCTACATGTTCCGGGTGGACCACGACACCATCATCGACGCCACCAAATGTGGCAACTTTGCCCGTTTCATCAACCACAGCTGCAAC CCGAACTGTTATGCAAAAGTCATCACAGTCGAGTCTCAGAAGAAGATCGTGATCTACTCCAAGCAGCCGATCAACGTCAACGAGGAGATCACGTACGACTACAAGTTCCCCATCGAAGACGAGAAGATCCCGTGTCTGTGCGGGGCGGAGCACTGCAGGGGCACGCTCAATTAA
- the setd1ba gene encoding histone-lysine N-methyltransferase SETD1B-A isoform X2 produces MSKPAERNRLNEDHGRKQSSSLANGMDSHPVCGAAEKRSHHWRSYKLIIDPALKKGPHKLYRYDGQTFSMPNPGIPPVDLVRDPRIGRLWTKYKETDLPVPKFKIDEFYVGPVPPKEVTFARLNDNIREGFLTDMCKKFGEIEEVEILYNPKNKKHLGIAKVVFENVKSAKVAVQSLHNTSVMGNIIHVELDPKGENRLRYFQLLMNGSYTPRTLPVGGEETREVSPRSLAEALLACEPIRRLSESSMSSIGGPLPPSSSNTPLSLETGYSSIRQDTPQSQGTPHTPRQPGTPFSQDSSYSSRQSTPAYQSSRPESSGGGYKSRRHESKFQDAYNRRPERPQYRSNMYRSTPSDQGLFKPHQLTPPEPPPTTPSYNYTAPPPATPNFKSAFSPYQAALPAAFPPSESPYHHSTQREGEYLRPPQPPPAAAADVLPAKDRPETPPMPEQPPEPVPQPTTPPPETPERCPSPGSPAPDPERNSLDSRIEMLLKEKRTKLPFLEERDSDNEVRMEGSPISSSSSQLSPIPPFTGGQPSSRPPSTGLEDISPTPLPDSDDEEPIAGTASLIKRVGSPVHDKTGKGDLKDGAFRGVSPAEKTDAAQQSSGEDMEISDDEMPGASITSGDKGIVVNSAVSPMHTMSMHPASYHHLQHQAGFPIPPHHLGPHAAMPGHHMPGHPGVPPHMLPLVGHYPPGLVQLMGLMNCVPWERWSTVPMSFQMQQQMLSRIAQTRGPYPYPDFLDGGTSELFGGPYPPISMDAAPACSTGALGHQWHHPSLPTFNPTVPPPGYESKKEDPHKATVDGVLLVIVKELKAIMKRDLNRKMVEVVAFRAFDEWWDKKEHSAKASLTPVKGAESKEEERPKPKETIASSLLENWNKGEGLGYEGMGLGMGLRGAIRLPSFKVKRKDPPDTAVGGDNKRARPATPADDELEDEERDRDAAELPSDDSKMDGDGPSAKRRPSRPLELDSEGEEEMDTSEKEEEEESLSDVGDEEPDEVKAADRLSSSKSADEEDDDNDGDSSSDSGSSDSSDDDADSLASSKASSSSSPESSDSSEESSDSEHELSSEEEEEEEDVKAAVEKMEGKVADTTSSSSSSSSSSSDEEEAEEEEVEGRGEDLKPPTPPMVQVLEFKEERTDEEELRSKSRRRPPSPPTERIPEDPKPPLHKGVRVKEEDVCVDATVVKLEPQDHVATLRPPTPTGTLPPSDQEIKPRGKAEEAACTPAPLPPLPPGPKSNSTSSMHLPLPPHPAVEGRSLLHPPPGPLSDFPQRPRLPTDEDVPRTPGRDLMERARSLGKSQSTDTVPNTPGSDAPLTGSSLLLSSPHIPGSPFSYPSQSPVLSAGVPRTPGRDLTFTPVFPEPAALALSRKSFEERPLLKEPPASAPPHQPPPAGTERPAAVPEDLPTGVSGDVPVTTDTTASKKKPGRPKIKKTPAVSAADEFSSKPAVPPQTSLTSAASPKHTSLDFREGDAKPQTLPPAEDSYPSYDEEKPAVTKAPRKARRGWEELLLDSLSPVATPPRAYFRPRSDFDEMTILYDIWDEGIDEEDIRLLQITYDKMLQQDNGNDWLNDTLWVNHPPTHIPGVKKKRRDDGMRDHMTGCARSEGYYKIDKKDKVKYLQSSRVQAEEPPVDTQGMSIPAQVHASTRAGSERRSEQRRLLSSFACDSDLLKFNQLKFRKKKIRFCKSHIHDWGLFAMEPIAADEMVIEYVGQNIRQVIADMREKRYEEEGIGSSYMFRVDHDTIIDATKCGNFARFINHSCNPNCYAKVITVESQKKIVIYSKQPINVNEEITYDYKFPIEDEKIPCLCGAEHCRGTLN; encoded by the exons ATGTCCAAGCCAGCGGAGAGGAACAGATTGAACGAAGACCATGGCAGAAAGCAGAGTTCAA GTCTGGCGAACGGCATGGACAGTCATCCCGTCTGCGGCGCGGCGGAGAAGCGGAGTCACCACTGGAGAAGTTACAAGTTGATCATCGACCCGGCGCTGAAGAAGGGACCCCACAAACTCTACCGCTACGATGGGCAGACGTTCAGCATGCCC AACCCCGGGATACCACCGGTGGACCTGGTCCGAGACCCCAGGATCGGACGCCTCTGGACCAAGTACAAGGAGACGGACCTACCGGTGCCTAAATTCAAG ATCGACGAGTTCTATGTCGGCCCCGTGCCGCCGAAGGAGGTGACGTTCGCCCGGCTGAACGACAACATCAGGGAGGGGTTTCTCACGGACATGTGCAAGAAATTCGGGGAGATCGAGGAGGTGGAGATCCTGTACAACCCGAAGAACAAGAAGCACCTGGGAATAGCCAAAGTCGTGTTCGAGAACGTGAAGTCGGCCAAGGTGGCGGTGCAGTCGCTGCACAACACGTCTGTGATGGGGAACATTATCCACGTGGAGCTGGACCCGAAAG GTGAGAATCGCCTCAGGTACTTCCAGCTCCTGATGAACGGCAGCTACACGCCGCGGACGCTGCCTGTCGGCGGAGAGGAAACCAGGGAAGTCTCTCCTCGGAGCCTGGCAGAAGCGCTGCTG GCCTGTGAGCCGATCCGCAGGTTGTCAGAGAGCAGCATGTCCTCCATCGGGGGGCCGCTACCACCCAGCAGCTCCAACACTCCCCTGAGCCTGGAGACGGGCTACTCCAGCATAAGGCAGGACACCCCCCAGTCCCAGGGAACCCCTCACACCCCACGCCAGCCGGGCACGCCCTTCTCCCAGGACTCCAGCTACTCCAGCCGGCAGTCCACGCCCGCCTACCAGTCGAGCCGTCCCGAGAGCTCCGGCGGCGGCTACAAGTCCCGCAGGCACGAGAGCAAGTTCCAAGACGCGTACAACCGGCGGCCGGAGAGGCCTCAGTACCGCAGCAACATGTACCGCAGCACGCCGTCCGATCAGGGTCTGTTCAAGCCGCACCAGCTGACGCCGCCCGAACCTCCGCCGACAACTCCGTCGTATAACTACACAGCGCCTCCCCCTGCTACGCCCAACTTCAAGTCCGCGTTCTCGCCCTACCAAGCTGCTCTGCCGGCGGCGTTCCCCCCGTCGGAGTCGCCCTACCACCACTCGACTCAAAGGGAGGGCGAGTACCTGCGGCCGCCGCAGCCGCCTccggccgccgccgccgacGTCTTGCCCGCTAAGGACAGGCCGGAAACGCCTCCCATGCCGGAGCAGCCGCCGGAGCCGGTCCCCCAGCCCACCACGCCTCCTCCTGAGACGCCAGAGCGCTGCCCGTCGCCGGGCTCCCCGGCGCCGGACCCCGAGCGCAACAGCCTGGACTCGCGCATCGAGATGCTCCTGAAGGAAAAACGGACGAAGCTCCCGTTTCTGGAGGAGCGGGACTCGGACAACGAGGTGCGAATGGAGGGCAGCCccatttcctcctcctcctcccagctgTCCCCGATCCCGCCTTTCACGGGCGGCCAGCCGAGCTCGCGCCCCCCCAGCACGGGCTTGGAGGACATCAGCCCGACCCCGCTGCCCGACTCCGACGACGAGGAGCCCATCGCCGGCACCGCCTCGTTGATCAAGAGAGTCGGCTCTCCCGTCCACGACAAGACGGGGAAAGGCGACCTGAAGGACGGAGCCTTTCGAGGCGTCTCTCCCGCCGAGAAAACGGACGCG GCTCAGCAGTCGTCCGGAGAAGACATGGAAATCTCCGACGACGAGATGCCGGGAGCCTCGATCACCAGCGGAGACAAGGGCATCGTGGTGAACTCGGCGGTGTCGCCCATGCACACCATGTCCATGCATCCTGCCAGCTACCACCACCTGCAGCACCAGGCCGGGTTCCCCATCCCTCCGCACCACCTGGGCCCCCACGCCGCCATGCCGGGCCACCACATGCCCGGTCACCCCGGGGTGCCGCCCCACATGCTGCCGCTGGTGGGCCACTACCCGCCGGGCCTCGTCCAGCTGATGGGTCTCATGAACTGCGTGCCGTGGGAACGGTGGAGCACGGTGCCCATGTCCTTCCAgatgcagcagcagatgctgaGCCGCATAGCTCAGACCAGGGGGCCCTACCCGTACCCGGACTTCCTGGACGGGGGCACGTCGGAGCTGTTCGGCGGGCCCTACCCGCCCATTTCTATGGACGCCGCGCCCGCTTGCAGCACGGGAGCGCTGGGACATCAGTGGCACCATCCCAGCTTACCCACGTTCAACCCCACCGTCCCGCCGCCGGGCTACGAGTCTAAGAAAGAGGACCCCCACAAGGCCACCGTCGATGGCGTGCTGCTGGTCATCGTCAAAGAGCTGAAGGCCATCATGAAGAGGGACCTGAACCGCAAGATGGTGGAGGTGGTGGCGTTCAGGGCCTTCGATGAGTGGTGGGACAAGAAGGAGCATTCGGCGAAG GCGTCTCTCACTCCAGTAAAGGGTGCCGAGAGTAAAGAAGAAGAACGTCCCAAACCCAAAGAGACGATAGCCTCCAGTCTGCTGGAGAACTGGAACAAAGGAGAAGGACTCGGCTATGAAGGGATGGGTCTTGGCATGGGCTTGCGGGGAGCCATCCGTTTGCCTTCCTTTAAG GTGAAAAGGAAGGACCCGCCGGACACCGCAGTGGGAGGTGACAACAAGCGAGCGCGACCGGCGACCCCAGCAGACGACGAGCTGGAGGACGAAG agagagacagagacgcAGCCGAGCTTCCGTCAGACGACTCCAAGATGGACGGCGACGGCCCCTCAGCCAAGCGACGGCCCTCGCGGCCTCTTGAGCTGGACAgcgagggagaggaggagatgGACACCTccgagaaggaggaggaggaggaatcgTTGTCCGACGTTGGCGATGAAGAGCCCGATGAAGTCAAGGCTGCAGACCGGCTGTCGTCGAGCAAA AGTGCCGATGAAGAGGACGACGACAACGATGGAGACTCCTCCAGCGACAGCGGCTCCTCGGACTCCTCTGACGACG ACGCTGACAGCTTGGCGTCCTCCAaggccagctcctcctcctcgcctGAAAGCTCCGACTCCTCGGAGGAGAGCTCCGACTCGGAGCACGAGCTGAGctcggaggaggaggaagaggaggaagacgtGAAAGCGGCTGTGGAGAAGATGGAAGGCAAAGTGGCGGACACCACCTCGTCTTCCTCGTCGTCCTCGTCTTCGTCTTCCGacgaggaggaggcggaggaggaggaggtggagggcAGGGGGGAAGATCTCAAGCCGCCAACTCCTCCTATGGTTCAAGTGCTGGAGTTTAAGGAGGAGCGGACCGACGAGGAGGAGCTGAGGAGCAAGTCCAGGCGCAGGCCTCCCAGTCCTCCTACGGAGCGGATACCCGAGGACCCGAAGCCGCCGCTGCATAAAGGTGTCCGAG TCAAAGAGGAGGACGTCTGTGTCGATGCCACCGTCGTCAAGCTGGAACCTCAGGACCACGTAGCAACCCTCCGGCCCCCCACGCCCACAGGGACCCTCCCTCCCAGCGACCAGGAGATAAAACCCAGAGGTAAAGCAGAAGAAGCAGCCTGCACCCCGGCTCCGTTACCCCCGCTCCCCCCCGGACCAAAGTCCAACTCCACGTCTTCAATGCACCTCCCGCTACCTCCCCACCCCGCTGTAGAAGGCCGCTCCCTCCTCCACCCGCCCCCCGGCCCCCTGTCCGACTTCCCTCAGCGGCCCCGACTCCCCACGGACGAGGACGTCCCTCGCACGCCGGGCAGGGACCTGATGGAGCGAGCGAGGAGTCTGGGTAAATCCCAGAGCACCGACACCGTCCCCAACACCCCCGGCAGCGACGCTCCCCTAACCGGGAGCAGCCTGCTGCTCAGCTCGCCTCACATCCCCGGCAGCCCCTTCTCCTACCCCTCCCAGTCCCCCGTCCTCAGTGCCGGCGTCCCCCGCACCCCCGGCAGAGACTTAACCTTCACCCCTGTCTTCCCTGAACCCGCAGCGCTGGCGCTCAGCAGGAAGAGCTTTGAGGAGAGGCCGCTGTTAAAGGAGCCGCCGGCCAGCGCTCCGCCTCACCAGCCCCCGCCGGCGGGGACGGAGCGCCCGGCCGCCGTGCCCGAAGACCTGCCGACCGGCGTCTCGGGGGACGTCCCCGTGACGACGGACACCACCGCGTCGAAGAAAAAACCGGGGCGGCCCAAAATCAAGAAGACCCCAGCCGTGTCGGCGGCCGACGAGTTTTCGTCCAAGCCGGCGGTCCCGCCCCAGACGTCCCTGACGTCGGCCGCGTCCCCCAAACACACGAGCCTGGACTTCAGGGAAGGAGACGCGAAGCCCCAGACGCTGCCGCCCGCCGAGGACAGCTACCCGTCCTACGACGAGGAGAAGCCCGCCGTGACCAAGGCGCCGCGCAAGGCGAGGCGCGGCtgggaggagctgctgctggacagCCTGTCGCCGGTCGCCACTCCGCCGCGGGCGTACTTCCGGCCGCGCTCCGACTTCGACGAGATGACCATCCTGTACGACATCTGGGACGAAGGCATCGACGAGGAGGACATCCGGCTCCTGCAGATCACCTACGACAAGatgctgcagcaggacaacGGCAACGACTGGCTCAACGACACGCTGTGGGTCAACCACCCTC CTACCCACATCCCCGGcgtgaagaagaagaggagagacgacggCATGAGGGACCACATGACGGGCTGCGCGCGCAGCGAGGGATACTACAAGATCGACAAGAAGGACAAAGTGAAGTACCTGCAGAGCTCCCGGGTGCAGGCCGAGGAGCCGCCCGTCGACACGCAG GGCATGAGCATTCCCGCGCAGGTCCACGCCTCCACCAGGGCCGGCTCCGAGCGGCGGTCCGAGCAGCGCCGCCTGCTCTCCTCCTTCGCCTGCGACAGCGACCTGCTCAAGTTCAACCAGCTGAAG TTCCGTAAGAAGAAGATCCGATTCTGCAAATCGCACATCCACGACTGGGGTCTGTTCGCCATGGAGCCCATCGCTGCTGATGAAATGGTGATCGAGTACGTGGGGCAGAACATCAGACAG GTGATCGCAGACATGCGGGAGAAGCGCTACGAGGAGGAGGGCATCGGCAGCAGCTACATGTTCCGGGTGGACCACGACACCATCATCGACGCCACCAAATGTGGCAACTTTGCCCGTTTCATCAACCACAGCTGCAAC CCGAACTGTTATGCAAAAGTCATCACAGTCGAGTCTCAGAAGAAGATCGTGATCTACTCCAAGCAGCCGATCAACGTCAACGAGGAGATCACGTACGACTACAAGTTCCCCATCGAAGACGAGAAGATCCCGTGTCTGTGCGGGGCGGAGCACTGCAGGGGCACGCTCAATTAA